In Sulfitobacter albidus, the following proteins share a genomic window:
- a CDS encoding YcjF family protein: MARGPVLFDLENTPETPSVADAPPVVDLPQEGAPQGQAMQIAAHLGARKSSRLTRVFWALAGALVAALVSLAAWGFVTDLMARYPLVGLAMSVLMGAFVLVLALVSLRELAAFGRLRRLDDLHHAAEAALAGADLEAARRVTDRLVALYKGREDTRWGRERLAELRGDQLDAAALLDVAEETLLAPLDRAAEREVEAAARQVAAVTALVPLALADVAAALTSNLRMIRRIAEIYGGRSGFLGSLRLTRAVMAHLVATGAVAVGDDMLEPILGGSILGKLSRRFGEGLVNGALTARVGVAAMEVCRPLPFTAGRRPGVRALVGRALAGLVPGKRGGAD, translated from the coding sequence ATGGCCCGTGGACCGGTTCTGTTCGATCTCGAAAACACGCCCGAGACGCCGTCGGTCGCTGACGCGCCCCCGGTGGTGGATCTGCCGCAAGAGGGCGCGCCGCAGGGGCAGGCGATGCAGATTGCGGCCCATCTGGGCGCGCGCAAATCCTCGCGGCTGACCCGCGTGTTCTGGGCGCTGGCGGGGGCGCTTGTTGCGGCGCTGGTGTCGCTCGCGGCATGGGGTTTTGTCACCGACCTGATGGCGCGCTATCCGCTTGTGGGGCTCGCGATGAGCGTGCTGATGGGGGCGTTCGTGCTGGTGCTTGCGCTTGTCTCCCTGCGCGAGTTGGCGGCGTTCGGGAGGCTCAGGCGGCTCGACGATCTGCACCACGCCGCCGAGGCCGCGCTGGCGGGTGCCGATCTTGAGGCCGCGCGCCGCGTGACCGACCGTCTGGTGGCGCTGTACAAGGGGCGCGAGGATACGCGCTGGGGCCGCGAACGGCTGGCGGAGTTGCGTGGCGATCAACTCGATGCCGCCGCACTCCTGGATGTGGCCGAGGAAACGCTGCTTGCCCCGCTCGACCGCGCGGCGGAGCGTGAGGTGGAGGCCGCCGCGCGGCAGGTGGCGGCTGTGACCGCGCTGGTGCCGCTGGCGCTGGCCGATGTGGCGGCGGCGCTGACGTCGAACCTGCGCATGATCCGTCGCATCGCCGAGATCTACGGCGGGCGCTCGGGCTTTCTGGGGTCTTTGCGGCTGACCCGTGCGGTCATGGCGCATCTTGTCGCCACCGGGGCCGTTGCCGTGGGCGACGATATGCTGGAGCCGATCCTTGGCGGCTCGATCCTTGGCAAGCTTAGCCGCCGGTTTGGCGAAGGGCTGGTCAATGGCGCGCTGACCGCGCGTGTGGGCGTGGCCGCGATGGAGGTCTGCCGGCCGCTGCCGTTCACCGCCGGGCGCCGTCCGGGCGTGCGCGCGCTGGTGGGCCGCGCGCTGGCGGGACTGGTGCCCGGAAAGCGCGGCGGCGCGGATTAA